The nucleotide window ctatcctgatcgcacgggcattttccgtggtcgacacaggtcattgatccgcaagtatgagggacccttTACGGTACTGAAGAGAAtcggaaagctagcctacaagctagacttgccgtcagactttaaggtgcattcagtgttccatgtttgtaacctgaagcccttctatgtcgatgaggaagaccccgagcgaagcgttccagaacgagacccgatcctgcagcgagccccgccgaccaagcgagcggcggaccgtcagatggaagagattcttcggcacaagacaaactatttgggggagccgaagaagtaccaagtgaagtggataggcgaacacaaccccacctgggaatatgcattccgcatgaagcagcgctacccgctggaagtcaaggcctatcatgaaactgctggcgccaaggacggcgcataacttgaaggggggagcctgttcccctgtgtctgggagtctgtagagtcctttgctttgttttgcattgtgcttcctttgcttatgttgagtcatttgcttatgcatgtttacttgtaagggagtaccctcccaccggtctaagtgtcaagtattgggatttcttgttttgggtggtcgacatgggaatcctgtaagcggcctcgACCATCCaacataagtaaagtcgagatcattctccttacttatctttctcgtgatgtactaattttccaagcgaatacattgcgagatttctttattcacaagcattctttatacacttgttttctcaaactacttttgcgccccgttcggtggtttgaaggctttgcggcaatcaggttcttgttGCGctgcacgggccgaagttgtcagtcCGTGACAAcaacattgaatgatttaaacttttgaaactttAGTAAGTCAAAATCtaacatgaaaatatataaaaattggcAGAACCATGACTTGATGATATCCATATGATTATTGGGTAAGAGGAATATTCTAGTATAAGTGAGAGCCATAATCCTTTTTGAGGGCTATGTTAGTGCTTGGTGTTGGACTCCCAATGCATGTCAATGAGTACTATTTTTCGTACTTATTTATACAAACAGAATTGATGCTCTGCCACTTGAACCAATGATCTAAGTAGACAAGTAAGCTTTTGACCGTTAAATTTGGTTGGCGCCattagaagtaaaaaaaaagaatgatttgAAGTTTACTAAATTGAATTGGGCATTGATCTAAATTACATCCTTCTTGGTGAGAAGGAGGAGTATTTTATCCTACTGCCaataggggtgaacaacaagtcgagctatTGGAGCTCGACTAGTTAAAACTCGGctcatgaacgagttcgagccgagtcatttacttaatgagtcgagttcgagttcatgaatcgactcgtttaaataattgagttgagttcaacCTCAACACccaactgccgagtcgagctcgagccttaatcgaattTGTTAAGcattaatcaagtcgatatattcaaattaGTTTacaagtttgttgagccttaatcaagtcgagttcaagttcaacacgtaacgatgaatatcaattctattcaaatgagttcgtcaagctttaatcaagtcgagcttgagcttcaaacgagtttgtcaaaccttaatcgagttgagctcgagctcaacacgtaacagtgaatatcaattctattcaaacgagtttatcgagctttaatcgagtcgagttggAACTCAATACGTAactaccgagtcgagctcaagctgcttctatcgagctattcttgagctcgatgtttcattagttgaactgagcttgagctgactgaactggggctcgactcggctcatatTAACCCTTAACAGCCAAGAGGAAAGTCGAAACTCCCATCTAATCCCATGTCTCCCTTGGGAACAAGGCCTGAGCATTGTGCCTTTCTATGTTGAACGGCaacatatttttaatcataGAAAACATGATACAATTAAACATGCAGTTTCCATATTTGGTGATTAGTGTTGGTGATAATGATTAAATGCTAGACATAATCATATTATTTTGTCTAAAGTAATGGTAATGAACATAATGTTCATTCTCTTATAATGGTGTCAGTTGCAGcattatgtttcaaaatttgtgGAAAAGAACTCTCCAATAAGAGAGTGACACCCAAAACATAACTTCTTGTGAATATTCTGGGCATGAGCTTTTCTTAAACATAATATCAATGTAGTCCAAATGTTAAACAAATGCTGTTTTAGagacaaaatcaattttttgccTTTAAAATGATGCCTCTTAGAGTGTCATCCTATTAATTATTTGATCTTcctttatttaaaaataacacAGGTACCTTAAAgtttgtgaaaataaattttttctttattattatacaTACAATATAGAGGAATAGGGTAGTGTAGTGACAACACTAGTATTCAACTATGGTTTAAGGATGTTAATGCATtcgatttgaatctgatatatctgactaaatcattcaaaaaaaaaaggatatgaaaAGAATAATAATAGTAGCTGATTACTTTGAtagaattcagatttaagaaataacatccgatcaTACTcgaatttagattcaaatatacatgaATGTATGGTCGAATTCATATTATGtttaaatcagatttagttttaaataaatacttCATACCCAATGCTCTTGtatattgaaaattgattagattcgattcagatataaatatgaaaattggatttggatcagaaccaaattgtaaaattggattttgaattcggattcagatatgaatatattCGGAAAAACATATATAGGTAAGAAAAGTTAAGATTCTGACGTTCAATCGGATTTAGATTGAGATTCGATGTTATGTATATTCCATTAATTTAGATTGGGATTTAATTTCACACAAGTACCTTGAATTGAatgttcatttcttttgaagttggttcttaaaatattataatatatgCATGATTTATTGTGTACTTAAAagtcaaattcaaatgcaaaggACCTAATTATCTTTggattttaaattaaaaaaagtagaTTCAGATATTCTCTTTTTACCCCTCTCAAAAGTTTGAAAGACCTGATTAGGTTTATAGTAGACCCTTCAATTCAATTTATAGCATTTCATTAGAAtaacatccaattcaaatcaaatttgtcaACAGCCCTAACCATTTCACTTAATGATTGAGCCCTCAAATTTTGAGCGTAAGTTATGAGATGATCTTAAACATGAAGTGGAGAGAAAAGCTAGTGGTCAGCAGTTAGGGTGAACACGAGTTGAATCGAGCCCGAGTTGTGTCAgctagagctcgacttgactaATAAAACTTCAATCTCAACTCGGCTCAAGCTCGATAATAGCTCAATGGAAGCAACTCAATAATAATTCAACTCAgtagttatgtgttgagcttgagctcgacttgattaaagttcgacaaactcgtttcaataaaattgatattcatcgttatatgctgaactcgaactcgactcgattaaggctcaacaaactcatttaatataattgatattcatccttacgtgttgagcttgagctcgacatTAAGGCTTTACAAACTTGTAAACTCGATTGAATATATTGATTTGATTAATACTCGATAAACTCAATTAAAGTTTGATCTAGACTCAGCACTTATGTGTTGAACTAGAACTAAATTCAATTATTTAAacaagtcgactcatgaactaaGCTCTATtcgttaaacaaatgactcTCGAACGGCCGAGCGTTAGTTGAACtccgtgttcacccctacccgCGGTAATAATTAGTTTACGTCAAAAAGTAACAGGGGACGCGCATTCTAGTCTGTAGATTACCATTCATGAATTTATCTTAAATTATAGTGTGCCATGCTCCGCCCACATTGCACAGGAGTCGGTGATTCAGCTTTCCTTCAAAAAAAGCCGAACAGAGAACGTGTCACTGCAACCTTGTCGTCCCATGGCAGTCGCCGGTTTTCGAGTGTCGACCTCAATCTCTCTCTCGGTTTTTATGTTGCCACTGTGGAAGGTGAAAACCATGAGCCTGATTTTTGTTGGCTCAAACGGTGGCGCCGCTTGAATGTCTCTCTCTGTCCTGTTTGCGTTGGAAAGCAAATTTCAGAGACCAGTGAGAGCAAATGCCGCAGTATCCCGGCCATCCCTAGGGCTTTTCTCTCAACGCGTCCTCTCCTGGTCTGCACCATACCCTGTCTTGAAGCTATAAATAGCCATGGTGGCCTCCTCTTTGTTCGTCGAGGAAGCGGCTGTCCCTGGTGGCAATCTCGAAGGGTTCTCCTTAGAtctttccctctccctcgttTCACTTCTGCTGGGTTCTTTCCGTTTTGGCGTTGAAGATAATGGCTACCGCCGGTCAGGTGATCCGATGCAAAGGTAAGACCATAcgagaactctctctctctctctctctctctctctctctctctctctctctctctctcggctgAGGGAAGTAACAAATGGGAAAATgcttttttcattctttgatggGTAGTGAACATTTTCCTTGTTCTTGTGGGTGGTTGGATTTGGAATGGTGCGGCTGTGGGGAAGTAATGTAGAgttatattttcttaaaaaggaTTCTTGATAGCCATTTCTAGTTTCTCCTATTACAGTTCAGTTTGGTTCTTTTGGTCTAAGCTCTCGTTGTCTGTATTGGTTCAGCTGCTGTTGCATGGGAGGCAGGCAAGCCGCTGGTGATAGAGGAGGTTGAGGTTGCGCCGCCTCAAGCAATGGAAGCCAGGATCAGGATCCTTTACACCTCCCTCTGTCATACTGATGTCTACTTCTGGGAAGCAAAGGTACGTTTCTGGTCACCATCCCTCCCAACTCCTTCACATTTTCTGTCCATTTTCACTTGATTTAGAgttgtttttcagttttttggtGAGTACATTCGGGAACCAATGAAGCCTCCTTCTTACATTTGTGAATGTGAACGTTTAGTATGATTTAATCATTTATGTTGATTTCTTGAACTAAATTTTAGCGTCATTTCCTGCATTGCAGGGACAGACACCTGTGTTTCCCAGAATCTTCGGACATGAGGCTGGAgggtgagctctctctctctctctctcatacacacacacacacacacatctacTTTGCATAGGGCCATGGTAACTGCAACTGAAGCTACCATGTCAACGTGCTTTCTTTccctttcaatatttttctctccaaGTCTTATAATGAATAAGCAAATCAAGCAACTTGTGCTTCTGGCCTGgttatcttttcttgttttcaatataattttgcaATTTGACAGGATCGTTGAGAGTGTTGGTGAAGGTGTCACCGATCTTAAGCCTGGTGACCATGTCCTCCCTGTCTTCACTGGGGAATGTGGTGACTGTGCTCACTGCAAATCTGAAGAAAGCAACATGTGCGATCTTCTCAGGATCAACACGGACAGGGGAGTGATGCTTGCTGATGGGCAATCAAGGTTCTCCATTAAAGGACAGCCCATCTATCACTTTGTTGGCACCTCCACCTTCAGTGAGTACACTGTTGTACATGTGGGTTGCCTTGCCAAGATCAATCCAGAGGCACCTCTTGACAAAGTTTGTGTTCTTAGTTGCGGAATTTCAACAGGTAATTGAAACTCATTAAGTAACCATCTACTCAATGTTTTCACCCATATTCTTTATTATTCAAGAAAATGGTGACTTCCTCTGGGTCTGCTTCTGTCTTTGTTCATAGATTGATGAAAACACATTTCAGGTTTTGGTGCTACTGTTAATGTTGCTAAACCGAAGAAAggacaaactgtggctgttttTGGTTTGGGTGCTGTAGGCCTTGCTGTAAGTTGCTCCTGTGTTTTGAATCTTTTTAGTTGTGATATGCAACTTTTGTTGTTGTGCATTCTTGTGACAAAAATGCCTTTGCTTTGGTGCCATTCGTTTAGGCTGCTGAGGGTGCAAGAGTTGCTGGTGCTTCCAGGATCATTGGTGTTGATCTTAACCCTAACAGGTTTGAAGAAGGTCAGCTGCAATTACCCTACTTTGGTTCACTTTCCTCTGTTGCTTTTTGTGTTAATTACTGACACTTCTTCTCTTTGATTACAGCCAGGAAATTTGGTTGCACAGAATTTGTGAACCCACTGGATCATAAGAGACCTGTTCAAGAGGtttctttcttgaaatctcATCTTTTAGTTCACATTTTAtgttaaacaacaaaaataatttttttctttatatttgtcTTACTTTTGTCTCATTGTAAACTTTTAATGGTTTGAATAAATTATATCCTAGACAGCGGAGTAATGCACGTACCCTGTTGTCCCAACTCTTGATCAATCAAATTGGCACACTTGTAGGTAATTGCTGAGATGACAAATGGTGGTGTCGATAGGAGTGTTGAGTGCACCGGAAACATCAATGCCATGATTTCTGCATTCGAGTGTGTTCATGATGTAAGTGTTCTCCTCCATTGTATGCTTTGCAGTTCTGTTCACAGTGGATATCAGTTTACTGAGACCTACCGTGCACTACAGTTCTCAAGCAGTCTCCATCATCAACTGTTCATGTTCTGTTTGTTCCTTCAAATGCTTGTGCTTTCTGTAAAGCAGATCCTCTTTGATTACAGGGATGGGGTGTTGCTGTCCTGGTTGGTGTCCCTCACAAGGATGCAGTGTTTAAGACACCGCCAATTAACTTTCTGAATGAGAGAACTCTGAAAGGAACGTTCTATGGCAACTATAAGACACGAACCGA belongs to Nymphaea colorata isolate Beijing-Zhang1983 chromosome 13, ASM883128v2, whole genome shotgun sequence and includes:
- the LOC116266659 gene encoding alcohol dehydrogenase 1 gives rise to the protein MATAGQVIRCKAAVAWEAGKPLVIEEVEVAPPQAMEARIRILYTSLCHTDVYFWEAKGQTPVFPRIFGHEAGGIVESVGEGVTDLKPGDHVLPVFTGECGDCAHCKSEESNMCDLLRINTDRGVMLADGQSRFSIKGQPIYHFVGTSTFSEYTVVHVGCLAKINPEAPLDKVCVLSCGISTGFGATVNVAKPKKGQTVAVFGLGAVGLAAAEGARVAGASRIIGVDLNPNRFEEARKFGCTEFVNPLDHKRPVQEVIAEMTNGGVDRSVECTGNINAMISAFECVHDGWGVAVLVGVPHKDAVFKTPPINFLNERTLKGTFYGNYKTRTDIPGVVELYMKKELELEKFITHHLPFSEINTAFDLMLSGQGIRCIINMQS